Proteins encoded within one genomic window of Microbacterium sp. LKL04:
- a CDS encoding YhgE/Pip domain-containing protein, translating to MTLSIERAQTRRPISWLTLLGVLLLPAVIGGLLVAALYNPTERLDALNTAVVNNDEPVEVNGQTTPLGRLLTAGLVEGSDELDSNLTWTISNTEDAKEGLEDGTYDAIVTIPKNFSAAATSTAPGKTPERATIELTSSPDARIVDDAITNQVTSTAASVLGQQLTTGYLENVFLGFTTLNEQLGTAADGAAQLADGAKAAADGASKLADGASSAADGGYSLADGLRKLQSGANQLAGGAAATSQGLSEWSAGARPIAEGTQQLADGLTRAADQTSAIPAIPSDVVDGIKALTADGEQNREAVTGIVDALSAAASSCVPAQAGAELCDQLTDAASDATSALPALQATVGDSKKLAENIDALANFGPSLTEGLRTSAAAAEQLAGGMGQLADGAEQLSAGAGQLSTGARDLATGAGTAADGGDQLAAGVDALASGAGDLSTGVGELATGTDDLAGGLDKAVDGVPSYTKNEAADLASIVADPVVADGTGTSLFGASAVPLLATLALWFGGLASFVVLRAVPRTALSSRRSSAALALRALAPGAVIGALQGALVATVVQLAAGYDAEQWWPFAAMCVLAGVAFAAINHALVALFGGIGRWVSVLVGVMALATGIVSTVPGTLLDIAGLLPTAPAYTSMLAALTDAGGGATAAVGLVLWTLVAIAAGILAVARHRSTSARAVLTQPA from the coding sequence ATGACTCTCTCCATCGAACGCGCGCAGACCCGGCGCCCCATCTCGTGGCTCACGCTCCTCGGCGTGCTCCTGCTGCCCGCCGTCATCGGCGGCCTCCTCGTGGCGGCTCTCTACAACCCCACCGAGCGGCTCGACGCACTGAACACCGCGGTCGTGAACAACGACGAGCCGGTCGAGGTGAACGGACAGACCACTCCCCTCGGGCGCCTCCTGACCGCGGGACTCGTCGAAGGCTCGGATGAGCTCGACAGCAACCTCACCTGGACGATCTCCAACACGGAGGACGCCAAGGAGGGCCTCGAAGACGGCACCTACGACGCGATCGTCACCATCCCGAAGAACTTCTCCGCAGCGGCGACCTCGACCGCTCCCGGCAAGACCCCGGAACGCGCGACGATCGAGCTGACCTCCTCGCCCGATGCCCGCATCGTCGACGACGCCATCACGAACCAGGTGACCTCGACCGCGGCATCCGTCCTCGGCCAGCAACTCACGACGGGCTACCTCGAGAACGTGTTCCTCGGCTTCACGACGCTGAATGAGCAGCTGGGCACCGCGGCCGACGGCGCCGCGCAGCTCGCCGACGGCGCGAAGGCAGCCGCCGACGGCGCCTCGAAGCTCGCCGACGGCGCCTCCAGCGCGGCCGACGGCGGGTACTCGCTCGCCGACGGCCTGCGCAAGCTGCAGAGCGGTGCGAACCAGCTGGCCGGCGGCGCCGCGGCCACCTCGCAGGGCCTCTCCGAGTGGTCGGCCGGTGCCCGACCGATCGCCGAGGGCACCCAGCAGCTCGCGGACGGCCTGACGCGGGCCGCCGACCAGACGTCGGCGATCCCGGCGATCCCCTCCGATGTCGTCGACGGCATCAAGGCCCTCACCGCGGACGGCGAGCAGAACCGCGAGGCCGTGACCGGCATCGTCGACGCCCTGTCGGCTGCGGCGTCGTCGTGCGTGCCCGCGCAGGCCGGCGCGGAGCTCTGCGACCAGCTGACGGATGCCGCGTCTGACGCGACGTCCGCTCTCCCGGCTCTGCAGGCCACGGTCGGCGACTCGAAGAAGCTCGCCGAGAACATCGACGCGCTCGCGAACTTCGGTCCGAGCCTGACCGAGGGCCTGCGCACCTCGGCCGCCGCAGCGGAGCAGCTCGCCGGTGGGATGGGCCAGCTGGCCGACGGCGCGGAGCAGCTCTCCGCGGGGGCGGGTCAGCTGTCCACGGGTGCCCGCGACCTCGCGACCGGCGCCGGTACCGCGGCGGACGGCGGCGACCAGCTCGCGGCCGGTGTGGACGCGCTCGCCAGCGGCGCCGGAGACCTCTCGACCGGCGTGGGCGAGCTCGCGACCGGTACCGACGACCTCGCCGGCGGACTGGACAAGGCCGTCGACGGCGTGCCGTCCTACACGAAGAACGAAGCCGCAGACCTCGCCTCGATCGTCGCCGATCCGGTGGTGGCCGACGGCACCGGCACCTCGCTGTTCGGCGCATCCGCCGTGCCGCTGCTCGCCACCCTCGCGCTGTGGTTCGGCGGTCTCGCGTCGTTCGTCGTCCTGCGCGCCGTGCCGCGGACCGCGCTGTCGTCGCGACGATCCTCGGCTGCCCTCGCGCTGCGCGCACTCGCACCGGGCGCCGTGATCGGCGCCCTGCAGGGCGCTCTCGTCGCCACCGTCGTACAGCTCGCGGCCGGGTACGACGCCGAGCAGTGGTGGCCCTTCGCGGCCATGTGCGTGCTCGCCGGTGTCGCCTTCGCCGCGATCAACCACGCGCTCGTGGCCCTGTTCGGCGGCATCGGCCGCTGGGTGTCGGTCCTCGTGGGCGTCATGGCGCTGGCGACCGGGATCGTGTCCACGGTGCCGGGCACCCTGCTCGACATCGCGGGCCTCCTGCCCACGGCGCCGGCATACACGTCGATGCTGGCGGCGCTGACGGATGCCGGAGGCGGCGCGACCGCAGCCGTCGGACTCGTGCTCTGGACGCTCGTCGCGATCGCCGCCGGCATCCTCGCCGTCGCGCGGCACCGTTCCACCTCGGCCCGGGCCGTACTCACGCAGCCCGCCTGA
- a CDS encoding MMPL family transporter codes for MSTILFTLGRWAYRHSWRVLIAWILLLGMIGGGVALFMKGTDNSFTIPGTEAQQGLELLNRTFPQASGASAQLIVVAPEGETVEDQPLRGEIDDLVTRLGDIDGVTSATSPFDEMVTGLVSDDDRAALVQMQFDGQSTEVSDATVEAVEKTAAEFHDALPQGAQSALGGDLFAASIPALSIVEVIGVLVALFVLIVTFRSFAVAWFPLVSALIGVALAIALIFLATAVTTISSTTPMLAVMLGLAVGIDYALFIVSRHQDQVRGGMDPEESAARAVGTAGSAVVFAGVTVMIALVGLSIAGIPFLSTMGIAAAVAVAVAVAVAVTLTPALLGFAKGRVVGWGGKTLQRGIPTRRRRRGSDADAADDTEETSEPEPAPAAGPVAPARPNRWVMLVTRHPIIATVAVVVGLGVMAIPSANLHLALPNAGVQPTSSQARQAYDLNAEYFGAGSNGPLVMTGTIVTSTDPLGLMDDLKKEVEAIPGVERVALATPNETADTGLIQIVPTTAPDDPATADLVRELRSHHDEWQEKYGVDLKVTGFTAVGIDVSDRLGAALLPFGIFVVGLSFILLMIVFRSIWVPLKATLGYLLSILAAFGAVAAVFEWGWLADLLHVTRTGPVISFMPIILMGVLFGLAMDYEVFLVSRMREDFVHAVRARRGRANRETAIAAVRSGFTASARVVVAAAVIMFAVFAAFVPEGDSSIKPIALGLAVGIAVDAFLVRMTLTPAVMALLGDKAWWMPRWLERLLPKVDIEGEAVEHERAHAKWPEPHWTGALAADDLEVRAESTGTDVVLFSGANARVADGGTLLVTAADPHAARAFLLTVAGRIAPTSGLLRVSGHLLPGRAAWVRAHVSVADLTGADAPLADLRRALAGRTRFVVIVGLDTLTGAARDQAAALLRDATNAVSAKAGALTVVASARDAESARGILADAYRPDPDLLRLAVSTPLTVDTPTQVTPS; via the coding sequence GTGTCCACCATCCTCTTCACCCTCGGCCGATGGGCCTACCGGCACTCGTGGCGCGTGCTCATCGCCTGGATCCTGCTGCTCGGGATGATCGGCGGGGGCGTCGCTCTCTTCATGAAGGGCACCGACAACTCCTTCACGATCCCCGGCACGGAGGCTCAGCAGGGCCTCGAGCTGCTGAACCGAACCTTCCCGCAGGCCAGCGGCGCGAGCGCGCAGCTCATTGTCGTCGCCCCCGAGGGCGAGACTGTCGAGGACCAGCCGCTCCGCGGGGAGATCGACGATCTCGTGACGCGCCTGGGCGACATCGACGGCGTGACCTCCGCGACCTCGCCGTTCGACGAGATGGTCACCGGACTCGTCTCGGACGACGACCGGGCGGCGCTCGTGCAGATGCAGTTCGACGGCCAGTCCACCGAGGTGAGCGACGCCACTGTCGAGGCCGTCGAGAAGACCGCGGCCGAGTTCCACGACGCGCTCCCCCAGGGCGCGCAGTCCGCACTCGGCGGCGATCTGTTCGCCGCATCGATCCCGGCGCTGTCGATCGTCGAGGTCATCGGCGTGCTCGTCGCCCTCTTCGTCCTCATCGTGACGTTCCGCTCGTTCGCCGTCGCCTGGTTCCCGCTCGTCAGCGCGCTCATCGGCGTCGCGCTCGCGATCGCGCTCATCTTCCTCGCGACGGCCGTGACGACCATCTCGTCGACGACGCCCATGCTCGCCGTCATGCTGGGGCTTGCCGTCGGCATCGACTACGCCCTGTTCATCGTGTCGAGACACCAGGATCAGGTCCGCGGCGGCATGGACCCCGAGGAGTCCGCCGCCCGCGCGGTCGGCACGGCAGGGTCCGCCGTGGTCTTCGCCGGCGTGACGGTCATGATCGCCCTCGTCGGACTCAGCATCGCCGGCATCCCGTTCCTCTCGACGATGGGCATCGCCGCCGCCGTCGCCGTGGCGGTCGCCGTGGCGGTCGCCGTCACCCTCACCCCCGCGCTCCTCGGCTTCGCGAAGGGTCGCGTCGTCGGCTGGGGAGGCAAGACGCTGCAGCGCGGCATCCCGACCCGTCGCCGCCGCCGCGGTTCCGACGCCGACGCGGCCGACGACACCGAAGAGACGTCCGAGCCGGAGCCCGCACCCGCCGCCGGCCCCGTCGCCCCCGCACGACCCAACCGCTGGGTGATGCTGGTGACGCGGCATCCGATCATCGCCACCGTCGCCGTCGTCGTCGGACTGGGCGTCATGGCGATCCCGTCGGCCAATCTGCACCTCGCCCTGCCCAATGCCGGTGTCCAGCCGACGTCGAGCCAGGCCCGCCAGGCCTACGACCTCAACGCGGAGTACTTCGGCGCGGGGTCGAACGGTCCGCTCGTGATGACCGGCACGATCGTGACCTCGACCGACCCGCTCGGCCTCATGGACGACCTGAAGAAGGAGGTCGAGGCGATCCCCGGCGTCGAGCGCGTCGCCCTCGCCACCCCCAATGAGACAGCCGACACCGGCCTCATCCAGATCGTCCCGACCACGGCCCCCGACGACCCCGCGACCGCCGACCTCGTCCGCGAGCTGCGCTCGCACCACGACGAGTGGCAGGAGAAGTACGGCGTCGACCTCAAGGTGACGGGCTTCACCGCCGTCGGCATCGATGTGTCCGACCGTCTCGGCGCCGCACTGCTGCCCTTCGGCATCTTCGTCGTCGGCCTGTCGTTCATCCTTCTGATGATCGTGTTCCGCTCGATCTGGGTGCCGCTCAAGGCGACCCTCGGGTACCTGCTGTCGATCCTCGCCGCCTTCGGCGCGGTCGCCGCGGTGTTCGAGTGGGGCTGGCTCGCCGACCTCCTGCACGTGACGCGCACGGGTCCCGTGATCAGCTTCATGCCGATCATCCTCATGGGCGTCCTGTTCGGCCTCGCGATGGATTACGAGGTCTTCCTGGTCTCGCGCATGCGAGAGGACTTCGTGCACGCCGTCCGCGCCCGCCGGGGCCGCGCGAACCGAGAGACCGCCATCGCCGCCGTCCGCTCCGGATTCACCGCCTCGGCGCGCGTCGTGGTCGCTGCGGCCGTCATCATGTTCGCCGTCTTCGCCGCGTTCGTCCCCGAGGGTGACAGTTCGATCAAACCGATCGCCCTGGGCCTCGCCGTGGGCATCGCCGTCGACGCCTTCCTCGTCCGCATGACTCTGACCCCCGCGGTCATGGCGCTGCTGGGCGACAAGGCGTGGTGGATGCCGCGCTGGCTGGAGCGCCTGCTCCCCAAGGTCGACATCGAAGGCGAGGCGGTCGAGCACGAACGCGCCCACGCGAAGTGGCCGGAACCCCACTGGACCGGTGCGCTCGCTGCCGACGACCTCGAGGTGCGGGCCGAATCGACCGGCACGGACGTGGTCCTGTTCTCCGGCGCGAACGCCCGGGTCGCCGACGGCGGCACGCTCCTCGTCACCGCCGCCGACCCGCACGCTGCACGAGCGTTCCTGCTGACCGTGGCCGGCCGCATCGCTCCGACCTCCGGCCTGCTGCGCGTGTCGGGGCACCTGCTGCCCGGCCGCGCGGCGTGGGTGCGTGCCCACGTCTCCGTCGCCGACCTCACCGGGGCGGACGCACCGCTCGCCGACCTCCGCCGCGCTCTGGCCGGCCGCACGCGGTTCGTCGTGATCGTCGGCCTCGACACCCTCACCGGCGCTGCCCGCGATCAGGCCGCCGCACTCCTGCGCGACGCGACCAACGCAGTCTCGGCCAAGGCCGGAGCCCTGACCGTCGTCGCCTCGGCCCGAGACGCGGAATCGGCCCGCGGCATCCTCGCCGACGCCTACCGGCCGGACCCCGATCTCCTGCGGCTCGCCGTCTCCACACCCCTCACCGTCGACACCCCCACCCAGGTGACCCCCTCATGA
- a CDS encoding TetR/AcrR family transcriptional regulator, with product MARSRENTRARLLDAAHEVFAEVGLDAASVETICERAGFTRGAFYSNFESKDELFLALITQLSEDKLDEVSVRVKRLSGTDDPLDLVRQIATMSLAERMEPQLLSEVRTQALRDPRLAQAFLAWRAQMLGRIETIVREVSERHALPLRMPVADAAQLLLDVSEQCSVQAALERLSERQANRAMQSRLEQLVPLLVG from the coding sequence ATGGCGCGAAGCCGCGAGAACACGCGAGCTCGCCTGCTCGACGCCGCACACGAGGTGTTCGCCGAGGTCGGCCTCGACGCGGCATCCGTCGAGACCATCTGCGAACGTGCAGGATTCACCCGGGGCGCGTTCTACTCCAATTTCGAGTCGAAGGACGAGCTCTTCCTCGCCCTCATCACTCAGCTCTCCGAAGACAAGCTCGACGAGGTCTCGGTGCGCGTCAAGCGGCTCTCGGGCACCGACGATCCGCTCGATCTCGTCCGCCAGATCGCGACGATGTCGCTCGCCGAGCGGATGGAGCCCCAGCTGCTCAGCGAGGTCCGCACCCAGGCGCTTCGCGATCCTCGGCTGGCGCAGGCGTTCCTGGCCTGGCGGGCGCAGATGCTCGGGCGGATCGAGACCATCGTTCGCGAAGTGAGCGAACGCCACGCGCTCCCGCTGCGGATGCCCGTCGCCGACGCCGCGCAACTGCTCCTGGACGTCTCGGAGCAGTGCAGCGTGCAGGCCGCGCTCGAGCGCCTGTCCGAGCGGCAGGCCAATCGGGCCATGCAGTCGCGACTCGAGCAGCTCGTTCCGCTGCTGGTCGGCTGA